One Thermodesulfobacteriota bacterium genomic region harbors:
- a CDS encoding cytochrome C, translating to MTRSTRIAAAVCAACLIALTAHAGLKVIGEGADRRFDPAQFPPEYQASYKLMEARCNVADCHDFQRTVDAIATGVATVTNTPFDKAAAKAYGVKMMRMPNSGIDKAEAKQLVELMYYMIDQR from the coding sequence ATGACACGATCGACCCGAATTGCTGCCGCCGTTTGTGCCGCTTGCCTGATCGCCCTTACGGCCCACGCGGGGCTGAAGGTGATCGGAGAGGGAGCCGACCGCCGGTTCGACCCGGCGCAGTTTCCCCCCGAATACCAGGCGAGCTACAAGTTAATGGAGGCCCGGTGCAACGTGGCCGACTGCCACGACTTCCAGCGCACGGTCGACGCCATCGCCACGGGGGTCGCCACCGTGACCAACACTCCCTTCGACAAGGCGGCCGCCAAAGCCTACGGCGTGAAGATGATGCGCATGCCCAACTCCGGCATCGACAAGGCGGAGGCAAAGCAACTCGTCGAACTCATGTACTACATGATCGACCAGAGGTGA